The genomic region AAAGACGATCAGGCCCTTTTATTGGAGAACTTTTTGAAAATGAAAAACACAAAATAATATGTATCTACTCAACATATCTTTTGCTTAACTCTAATGTATCATGTTTTCATTCATTTGGGGATAGGAATATTTAATTTTTGTTGATTTTTTATTAAAATGAAACACCATTCATTTTTTCTGTCACAATTTGTTCACATTTAGCACTTAAGTCAATTTTTCTTTGAGCAATTCATAATACTTCAAATCGACGTACGCTTCTTTACTTTTACGATATATGTGCTGTTCCATAGTGCCGACATATCTAAAGCCGCATTTCATAGCGACTTGTTGACTTGCATGATTATCGGCTTCCGCTCTCAAAGTTACTTTGTTTAAAGCTAAATCTTGAAACGCAATTTTACAGATTGCCTTGACCACTTTTGTCATAATACCTTGGCCTGTATATTTCTCAACGAGCCAATACCCTATTTCAGCAAATCGTCCCTCTTCATTAAATTGATGTAAGTCTACTGTCCCTATCAACTCATTTGCTTTATAAATAAAATATAATTTTGCCTTTCCTTCTGCCTGTAAAGATAATATTGTTTTTAGAAATTTCTGTTCATCTTCTACAGATGTCGTCATATCGACCCAATCTAGAAATTGTCTTAAATGCGCTCTATTGCAATCCACAGCTTCAAACATTTCGTTTGCATGTTGTATTGTTGGAGCCACTAAGCTCACATCATCATATAGATGAAGTTTAAACTGATGCATCTCACCACTCCCATATCTAAATTTTCTGATTATTTTAGATGAAACCATCCTTTTTGTCAACATACGATATATTCAATAAAAGAGATGAGGTCAGGACTCGAACCTCGTTGTCCTAACTTCATCTCTTTATATCACTCGATAACAGTACTATTCGTCTATCATACGATCGACTTCTTTTTTATTTGTATCCAATATTAATTGTGTGAGTTCCTCTTTATCCATCTTTCTTAATTTTGGCAAACGTATAAAGAAGAAAATAAGTCCTAAAATCGTCCATCCTGCAAGTGCAATGTGCGATGGAAG from Staphylococcus felis harbors:
- a CDS encoding GNAT family N-acetyltransferase, translated to MHQFKLHLYDDVSLVAPTIQHANEMFEAVDCNRAHLRQFLDWVDMTTSVEDEQKFLKTILSLQAEGKAKLYFIYKANELIGTVDLHQFNEEGRFAEIGYWLVEKYTGQGIMTKVVKAICKIAFQDLALNKVTLRAEADNHASQQVAMKCGFRYVGTMEQHIYRKSKEAYVDLKYYELLKEKLT